In Phoenix dactylifera cultivar Barhee BC4 chromosome 1, palm_55x_up_171113_PBpolish2nd_filt_p, whole genome shotgun sequence, the genomic stretch TTTGTGGGATGTTAATTATtctaatctaatgaattgtggCTTACGCATGGATATAGGCAGAAGTAGAAGGTGCGGTTGAAGAGATGGGAGTGGATTTCGTTTATGATGGTTCATTTGAAAATAATGGTTGCTTTTTAAGTAGTTGATCCCCAACAAAACTTGTGGACAGATGGTTACTTTTTCTTAAACTAATCATTGagattgcttgtgtttgtggtTTAGCATCTtagcttcaatttgaagatTCCTGAAGCCTATAATGGAGGACCCTATATCGAGGAtgcctttttttaattaaaagatcATACTTTGAAGTCGTGGAATTCAGGGCAACATCTTCCAACAATTGATTCGAAAGGAAATAAAGAATGTTGCTGCTAGAATTTGAGTGCAGGTCGGTCTCCGCCTGAGGTACGTTGAGGTTAGCCGGAATCGAGGTGGAAAGCAGGTTAGCTAAGAGAATGCTAAGGATTCTGCGTTGCGGATCCGAAGGGTAAGTATAACCTGCAAAGAAATACTCTTGTCAAAAAGTTTTTCATGAAAAACCCTCTGATACTTAAGTCGGTAGAGATCTAGAGCAGCAGTGGGAGAAATAGAGAGAGCTAGGGTGAGAGATTGCTCGAGAGAGAATGTGGGagctagagaatatttatctgaGGGTCCCTCGATCACCCCTATATATAAGAAGGGGTGAATGTTCGTTACTTTATCCGTCGGGAGGCACAATAATTGCATGGTACCGGTTTCACGTGATATATCCACGATGTTAATTACATTGATTGTGCATTTATGGCCGAGCTGGATCGACTATTGTCGAGACTATAAATGTGGCTCCGATGATTTATGGCATTACTTTTGGACTCAACCAACCAAAATGGCACGTCGGCCAATACTAAGGTCATTCACCTCGGTCAAGGTTGAGGTCAAGGAGATCGGAGTAATCTGAGGTTAGAATGATCCATATTCTCTCCATCAGTTATCCCCTACTTTCTAGGTTAAATTGAATTTTAGTTCCAGCAATGAAAATTATACTATCATTCAGACCGAGGATGAAGCATCTAGAAGTAGGTATTAATGTGCTAGTTGATTTGTTCAAAGCGTCACCATTTTGGCACGAATTTTTGGGCAATAATGGGTTTTTTAAAGCCATTTAAAGTAGCGATCTGTATGAGTTGCTTGTGCCATATCTCGAGCTGACACGTGGTTGAATCAGCTCAGGCAACTGAACTGTAGCTTTAATTTGAGTCATTCTTAAATCTATAAAAGGTGCGATCTGGATGAGTTGCTTGTGCCATATCTCAAGCTGACATGTGGTTGAATCAGCTCGAGCCTGAGCACTTCGGCTCAAGCCAGTTCGAGCTCGTCAGCTCAAGTCGAATTGAGCTCTTCAGCTTAAGCCACTATGACTTCCACATCAAGTTCCTTAGCCCAGACTCTTCCAACCTCCGCTCCTGAGGTCCACATTCTAAGGTGGTCTGTTAAGGCTTCCGACTCAGCCTTGAAGACTCCTTGGGCTGCCAAGGGCATGGTTTGCACCATGCAGCTCCACATCGACAAGACTATGCTACAAGCGCTCCATGTGCCTCTTGACGGATAAGGCAACAGACATTCACCCCAACCTATATATAGGGGTGAGTAGAGGACCCTTAGGTAAGTATTGTCTAGCTCCCACTTTCTCTCTCAAGCACTCTCCTGCTCtagctctttctctctctttttctgttGTTGCTCTAGATCTTTGCTGACTAAGCATTGGAGGGTCCCTTGCCAGAAACCTTGCGGCAAGAGAACTTCTTTGCAAGTCGTACTTACTCTCTGGATTTGCAGCGCAGAATCCCTAGCATTTTCTCTACCGACTTGCTTTCCACCTCAGTTCCAGCTGACCTCAATATACCTTGGCCAGAGACCAACCTGAACTCAAATTCTAGCATCAACAAGAGTCATTCTCCAATCAAATGGATCTACAATCAATCAAGCATTTGTATCTAAGAAATGCGCGCCTCGACTCCTTTCTTGCTTCCCATGAGGCACATGAGCAAGATCACAACTCTTGAAAATTCTTCAAGCCAGTTTTGTAACTTCATAATTACTCCAATATTGAAGAAATCTGCTTCTTTTGCAATAGCAGTCAAACTATATTAGTGATACCCAAGTCTAGTACAAACTGAAGGCCCTTGCTTGTAGCTAATGCTTCAATGTGTTCAAAAGATCTCGCAATATCATTCTCTGACAACCCTGTACTGAATTCTTGAGTAACTCCTGACAACAATCCTGTTCTCGCGAATGCTTCATTTGTAAATATTGAACCATCAACATTGACTTTGTAGTAGTTAGAACAAGATTTTCAATGAGTTGGCAGAGTACTCTATTGGACTACTTCAAAATCTTGAGTTCTCAGAAAGTTACTCAATAAATTCTCAGCCATGGTTGATATGTACAATGAATCCTCATACTTTCCTCTGAAAATTGTCATTTTGACCTTCCAAATTGCCCTAGTTGTTATCCTGAAAATGTCAATCCTCTCTATCAACCTGTTCGTACATCTCTGGAAAATTGTAGTCTCTATTTGGCAGCCACACGTCACAATGTTCTTTACATTTAATTTCCTCTTCACCAGATTATCTCTTGTAGGTACGATATCTCTAAAAGCTTTCCAAAAGAAATAATTTTACTTTATTTGAGACATCAAGTTTCCCAATGAGTTGCCAAATTATAATGACAGCTTCCATGCCCACCTGAACTTGATGATTTATTAGCTGAACCCTTTTCCAAATTCCATACGACATGATTAGCACTTTTAACTGTAAATTGCCCAGATCAAGTGAAATGCCATGGAATATGATCTTCAGGCAGCCAAGTGCCGAAAGGAATTTTTGTAACTAATTTAGATTAATGAGGTAAGAAAACATTGTGAATCAATCATCATTCATCCAATTGCTTCGAGTCTTATCAACTTTGCATTCTGTACCAGGAGTTTTCTGAGGTGACAATGAATATGTTGAGTGGAAGATGAATTTGGCTTCTGTTGAAAAACATTCACAATGGTTATCCATTAGCTATCATCTTTGGGTCCCACCCTATGACTATGAAAAATATTTGAAGTgaatatatttgtttaattttttacAAGTGCCCAAAGGAATTTTTGTAACTAATTTAGATTAATGAGGTAAGAAATCATTGTGAATCAATCATCATTCATCCAATTGCTTCGAGTCTTATCAACTTTGCATCTGTACCAGGAGTTTTCTGAGGTGAGACCACTTTAAAAGTAAGAAGTGTAGGCTGCCGCTTATCTCTCCATATCATAAATTGACTCGCTATTTTCTGCTTACCAACAAATCCATtcctccaaaagcactttttGCCTTCCCGAAATGCCTATCCATGAGCATGAAGGATTACGACTAAGAGGAAGTTGAAAGAGAATAATTTGGAAAGTGTTTTAGCTCATAGACTCTGAAAACAATGAATTATGATTTTGGAGAAGTCTCCAAGGGAGGATTCGTTTCCTTTTTGGCATTTGAACCCGCTTAAGCTGTTTTACTTTGGTCCGACCAAGATGTCAAGCCAACATGACGCCCCTACCTTCTAAATATTGTCGCATCTTTTTAAGATACGTTAGTCTCTAAATTTGGTCTCTGCTGCTCGTGTGTTATAAAAAAAAGCCCCTCCACGAATCCTCTTTAATCTCCGTCCTTTGTTCCCACCCATCATCTCAAACCCACTCCCGTTTCGTCCAAAAATGCCTCCTTTCGCCTTTTTCACCTTTCCTCCACTCCTTTACCTCCTCTACCGCTCCTTCTATTCCCTCCTGTGGATCCCTTACCGCACCCAGCTCCACTTCCGCCGCCAGGGCGTCCGCGGCCCACCCCGccgcctcctctccggcaacgCCGCCGACGTCCGCGACCTCATCGCGAGGGCCCAGGCGGCGCCGCTGCCGGCGTTCCGCCACCACGACGTCGCCGGCCGGGTCGTGCCTCATTACCGCGAGTGGTCGGCCCGGTTCGGCCGGACCTTGGTATTCTGGTTCGGGCCGCAGCCGAGGCTGGCGATCGCGGAGCCGGAGCTGGTCCGGGCGGTCCTGACGGACTCGACCGGGCGGTTCGAGAAGGTGGGGTTCAACCCGGTGGCGAAGCAGCTGTTCGGGGACGGGCTGCCGGGGCTGAAGGGGAGGAAGTGGGCCCGCCACCGGAGAGTCATCGCCCCGGCGTTCAACATGGAGCGAGTCAAGGTTGGTGCGTCGATCCCTGTCTTCCTCcagctctttcttcttcttcttctttttctcgaaTATTATACACAAGTTAGAGACAGCCAGGCAGATGCTGACATTGGTGTCGTTTTCTGGCCCATGGTCGTGCTGCGGACTGTGGGCGGGGCTACAAGGTGAAGTTCACCAAAAGTCACACTGATGTTGAAATCATGAATATGTTAAGAAGGGGTGGAAACAACTCAATCTTGATGGAATCAGGTTCAAGCTTGATTTGGTTAAGTTTGAATTGAGCTTGGTTCAAGCTTGTTGTGATGTCCATTGTTTTACAAGAAACAAGGCATTGGATTGTCCATTTGATGGTGATCTTCGAGGAATTGAGCACACCAATAGGGAAACTCTGTTCCcatcttcttcttgatctttcTCACATGGCTAAAACGAAACTCTGTTCCCATCTTCTTTCACAAACATCTCCAAAAAGTGACTCATGAATTTTATGTTCTGGCTGGAAGAAAAAAGACCCTGAGAggtccttttcttttaaaatccCATGGGGGATGGACCTCGTGAATCCTTTGCACTCCTCCCTCTCTcacccttcccttccttccccCATTGCTTTCTCTCTAGGTAATCCTTCTCGATTTTCGCAGGAAATTCCCAAGACAGGCCTTGAGTGGATTAAGGCTGAAATATGATGGGATCTATAGACAATTGCAACGTTGGTGCTACTTTGGACATTGTTCAAACACTTCGAAGAACATCTTTCCTAAGCACTAAGTGCAGCACCAGTATCTAGCTTATAGACAACACATGGCGTCACTACCTTGTGGCTCACATGTCATTAACAGGATGTGAGTATTGGTGCCATTTGACATGGGTGTGTTTAGTATTGCTTATTGAATATTGAGTTATTTTGCCAAGTAGAGTGGACTATGACTTTGATATTGGAAATTTTCCCCTAAGCTTTCTATTTTTAAACTAGCTGCACCTATTTCAAAATTGCGGCTTATCTCCAAAATACATAACTTAAATCCATTATATAGTTAATTTGTCTGGTCTGGTAACAAGGATAGGTATTAAAACAAGCAATCTcatgaaaataatattataatgatTAAGTAATTATATAGACTCCTATTtggttttaacttttgaagtTTGAGAAGAAGAGACATTTTTTGTAACTCCACTAATGTTGTCTAAGAAATGTGAAATTTGCTAATTGTTTTTCTTCAATTTAATGACTGATAATTTGTTGTAACAAAAGAATTGCTTCTTGTTTAGGGGATCTGTACAATTATTACTGATGTAGAAACTGAAAAGGATGTATCAAAGCTAAGATCAAGGTAAAAATATCTGtacacacatatacacatattTGGGATGAGATCTCAGTCCAAGTTTTGATGTGCATAATGAGTTGGCTCAAAAATGATGAGAATCTGAGCTCTAAAGGCATTTCTTTTTAATGTCAAAGAGTTAAGTCTTCATGGTTTGATCCATGGTTCTGACTGTATATAAATAGGTCATTATTAGGAATGTTGGGGGGCTGAACCATGGGATTGATTTTGTATTGCTTTAACCTTGGTTCTGTAGTTTGGTCTATTTAAATGTTGGATATGCCTAATGCAAATTAGGCTTCTTAATGCCCCTAATTTTAGATACTTGCATATATTAGGTATTCTGATTACCAGTTAGGATAAGTTGCATCATGTGTTTGCAAGCAAATAAGCTGGAATGAAGGTATGAATTTTGACAATAACCATCTAAGATTATAACTAAGATCTACAAATTCCTGAGGTATTAAACAAGTTTAAATGCTAAGTTTCCGTAAAAGAACTTAACAACAAGGCATTAACTTTGTTTTCTCATACAATTCAATAGCCATGATTCCTAAACTGCATACCTAGTCTGATTATTCTTCTAGTCTCCGCTAACCGATTAGCTGCACATTCATTTATTACTTTGGAAGataacaaaaaatatatatatatatattttgtttttaaaaaatcttTGATAATCTGTGTGTCTCAATTGaagcttttttttcttcaccGTTTAGTATTACTTCTCTATGGAACTTGAGAACATTGTGGCTTTTATAAAATTGACTCTCTTAAAGAACTTGACAATCTCTTGCACCATCAAAACTTTCGTACCATCTCGCAACAAAGATGTACTTCTTGTTGCTTTTTGTCAAAAGCTACAAATGCAACTGCAGACTATAATCACAGGACTATTATAATGATGTCTTTGCTAGCATTTCTTGTGACTTTATTAAGATATGTATCTTCATTAGGCTTGTGAGCTAATTATATGCAAGTGATTATCAACTAAAGAACTATTGTTATGAACTTATGAATATCCTTGCATTTCCTCTGCCCTAGCAGTTTTGTATGTTGGTATACAGGaccacaaatatttcttttaaaatacctatctgaattttttgaaaaattataaaatagctTTTGATCTTTCTGTAACATAATATGTTGCCACAACTAcatcaaaaaattatttaaaatttaaatgcaaTTAAACTGGATGCATCACAACTTGGGTAATAGTGCAGTTTAAACTTTAACAATCTATCATTCATCAGCATCCTATCTTTTACTTCTTTCCATAGAGCTTTGATGAATCCTTCATTGGCTCTTTCCATTTCTTTTTACCTCCAAACCTCATGTATATTTAGCTAGTTTAATATCACATCCGTCTGAATCTTTTGTCGTTCTTGCTAATTGAGGGAAAACTCCATAATCTGAAATCCATAATAGAAGTATCATAAGGTCTACCAAAATGGAGGTAAACCCTTTTGCCATAACCTTTCTTGGTATTAGTAATGCTACTAAGAGAGACTTGATGAAGCTAAAAATTTATGAAAGTAGCTAAGTCTACTACCCTACCAGAATCAATTTAGAGGGAGTATTTTAGATGTCTTATTGGATGTCCTAAATAAGTCCAAGTTTGATGGTTTGATGTACCAAGATATTATATACAATTTTTGGTATATAAGTTAATATCTTAATATCATAATGCATGTAAAGGTTGaatttttgatagctaattcTAGAAATTTATAAGAAATAACTATGGGGTGAGCacattcaatgaaaaaaatatgacTAAACATTTTGAAGTCATTCAAGAGTAGAAATTGGATTATGATGAATTTTGGAATTTAGCAAGAAATCATCAACTCAGTGTATGGGTAAATATGTTGAAATTCAAACCTTCTAAGTTCTGACATTgaattgtttattttttagaGAATATCTATGTCGTAGATCCTGAGATGACTTAAAAGTTATGTGGGGGCCATGGATGAGCAGTATACAACTAAAAATTGTGATACATGCATGACCCTATTCAACCATATATCATGGAAACAAAAAAGTGAAGAATATATCAGCTGAAAGGATACTTTACCACTTCATACACATTTTCCTATTTCAGctttaattaaaatttatgattttctTTCTGTCATTAGTCTTATATGCCTTATTTCTCCTTCTCCATTTTACTTTTGAGAACACCTCAAGAAGATCTATCTTATGAGAAGATGATGTCAAGATTGATTTTTCCAATTTATAGCTTAAGCCATAAATTTAGGATTTTGCATTTCCATCTCTATACCCTTACGCTCATTGCTAAGGTTGACGGTCAAGTCTTCAAGTTTGTTCAATCGTTACAGATTCCAGTCCACTTAATGGTAGTTATTAGTTCTTATGTTTGTTAAGTTTAATGCATGTCTGAGCCTAGTGATTTAACTGCTCAGATAAAGAAGAGATTAGTAAATTCATCTTCATGTGTATGGTTTAAATGAAGATTAACGGCATGTTGATATGGTAGATATATATGAATGGTGCATAATTGCCATGTTGAATCATGGGTGTTTGTATGACGATATGTTTACACTATTTTCATTGTTGTAAACTTTTATTTCAATGAAAATCTAGGATATGAGTAATTTGATTCCAAAATAAGTTTCGATGAAATCATGGTTTCAGAAATTGTTGAAATGGGCTGGCATCATAGTATGCCATACCGGCCCAAACCGAACAAGACGGAGCATACCATATTGTACCAGTTTGGTACCGATATCTGGTGCGGGTGGCGTGCCGACACTCGGTAagccaaaaaaatttcgtaccataccgtaccaacaCTATGCTAGTGCGGGCATCGGTACGAGATCCAGTACCGAGATGGTGAACCTTGGCTGGCATGATTGGTACGATATATTCTTGCGCAAAATCGAAATTGTTACAAATGTTGGAAAATTGAAATAGCTGTACCGATATGTACCAGCCGTGCCAGTGTGTATTGGTCCATACCAGAGCATACTAGCGGTGCTTACCGGCCAAACCGTCCGTATCGGTTGGTGCTGCTAGTTTTTCATGTTTTGGAATATATTACTTTCAGTATGTACTGTCGGTACCAGTATCGTACCATTACAAGGGTAAAATGGTAGGGGGTTTGGTACTGGTATTTAAAATCTTGGATGAGATCGAAGTAGTGAAGGTGGTTGGCATAGAAGAATTCCATAATTTCAGATATCCTAAATTATTTACCTTTCCATAGGCAAAAATGATGGATTCATGTTGTTAAAGTTATGTGattatataatagatatttaacTTTGTGATTGTTATGAGTTTCCTATTTCATAAAGTTCCAACACCTATGTCACATTTGATTTATATGATTtctttaaaatctttaatttgcATAAGAAAAGCTATAGTTTATTCTAATATTAACAAAGCTTATATAAGTTTATGTAGAAAAAGACCTTTATTTATCTTTGGCTTCATGCACTTGACCTGTATGTGGAGTTGAGGCATCTGTATGAAgaagttttgaattttaatgCATAGTTAGTCCCTCGAATTTATGTTTTTTAGCCTTTCTTATTACCTAAGTTGACTAGGTCTGCTTTCTGTTTAGCAATAGATTACTTATGTCCATATGAACTCCTGTGAACTTGATTACTATAATCAATAGGAACATTGAATCTATTtttaattccatatttttctgaAAGTTGAATGTTAAGGCATTTTAACTTGAGAATttaataattctttttttttttagtcttGGATACCTGCAATTGCCTCTAGCACATCAACTATGTTAGAGAAATGGGAGGTGCAAGGTGGCAGTAGCTCTGAATTTGAGGTAGAAGTGAATAAAGAATTCCACACTTTTACAGCAGATGTCATATCTCAAGTTGCTTTTGGAAGTAGCTACAAGGAGGGAAAGCGAATATTCCAATTGCAAGAAGAACAAATGCTTCTCGTTTCTCTTGCATTAAGAACTGTCTACATTCCAGGGTTCAGGTGCTTTATCTTTAACTAGCTATatctattttgttttatttagaaAGCATAACAGGATTTACTTTCCTCAATTTTTGTCTGtccaaacaaaaaatattttggtgctTTATTTGGATGAGACCAGGAAAGTAGCAAATGGATTTGACTAAACTTTGTCCTTAACAAATTTGAAGTTACAACTTTGGCTAGAGAGGAACCAATATTTGTAGTGCCATGTTTTAGTCATTGGTCACTTATAttaaatcaacataaaataagttTCTTTTATCGATTTTAACAATTCTAGAGCAAATATAGGATACCAGAAGTGTATGTAGACTAGCCATTAAGACtgtagctttttctttttttcttttttcctgatAAAAGGCTGTAGAAATGTTTTAAAAATAGTCATTAAGATTTAGCTCAAAATTTAGATCATCATTGATGACCAGAGGGTTTCAGCTAAGGTTTTGGAACTCGGTTCCAGTAAAGTTCTGGTTCTGGTTTTGAGTTATCTAGGATCATATGTAGTTAGGGTAGTTCTAGGATTAAATGGAATTGTATTAATTATTGAAGCTCAATGCTTTAAATAGGTCACAGGAATGTACCACCTTTTAAGTCTAAGTACCAAACATCACTCGGTCAAGCATAAACTAACAAGTCCAATACATAAAAGTATTAAATTAAGGAATTTTTGTATACATACCTGTGTAAAAGTGACTAATTGCGTATTTATCCTTGCTAAGGTCTGCCGAACCAGGCCGAACCACGCAGTTCGGGCAATAGCAAGCTGCTTTGGTGCGAAACTGGGTCGATTTGCCCTGTAATTTCGATTCCGGCCACAAACTGACATCATTTAATTAGGATATTTCTAATTACTGTTTTGTGTATAAGTTGACAATTGGTGTTTGTTTGATCAATTTGTTTCTATAGATGTTAAAGGAATGGGTATTAACTCTTGAGTGCTTGGATTATTTCCTATGTGAGCTAGATTTTGTATGGAAATTTTCGTGTGTTTATTAACATTGTTCTTTATGAGTATGGTTTATACATGCAAGTAACCACTTTCAATAATGCTAGAATAACATTTAtagaattttttcaaaaatctttTTATTATTGCTTTCTATTAAAATTTGATGGATTATGTTAATGAAAGCCATGAATGATGGCATTATTTAAAAAAGAATCGACAGTAAAGCAACATTGTGTAACTATATTGGAAGCAAGTCTTTTAACTTTCTGATTTGACAAGAAGATGACATTTTCCTTTTATCACAGGTTCATTCCTACAAAAAAGAACAGAAAAAGATGGGGCTTAAATAAGGAAATTCGGAAATCATTACAGAAACTGATTCAGGCCAATTGGAATGAGTGTGAGAATTCTAAAAACTTACTTGGTCTGATGATTTCAGCTCATAAGAatgatggagaagagaaaatgGAACTTGAAGAAATCATAGATGAGTGTAAGGCATTTTACTTTGCTGGGAAGGAAACAACTGCTAACTTTTTGACATGGGTGATACTTCTTctagcattgcatcaagattGGCAAAAGAAGGTGCGAGACGAGGTCATTTGTGTTTGTAGCAACCATAAATATCCAAATGCGGATGATCTGGTGAATCTAAAAATTGTAAGTTCTGTCACTTTCTGTAGATAgaaatagaataataatttataacATCTAAATTGATAAGTCATATTATACGATAGCAATCATGGGTCCTACTATCAATTTTCACCCAAGTGAAAGATGCTGGCATTATTCTCAACTCAAAATTGCATCTTTGTCCTAAATTAGAACTTTGCTTTCCATTATAAGCGACTAATTTTATATTAAGGTCTTGACATGGTTTAAAAGTACATATGAGTgttaaaaatttcaaatggcTAAGGCATGATTTTAGTAGAAGAATTAGCAGAACAAGCAAATGCAGATGAATATGAACTCAACCTTAGGCTAACTGAGGTTTTAGTTGGATTTCTTATaagaataaattttatatgttaTATATGATAGTTGCTATAATACTTAATTAATCTTAAGTTCCTACTTTAAGCCAAGTCATCCAAAAAGATTAAATGTATCTAAATTTCTAAACCTTGTCATGGACATTACTTCTAGTCTATGCTTCACAATGTTTATGaaaagcatctaattaatctccACATATCCTCTATTCATGCTTCTACTAAGCATTCTACAAATTACTAAGGCCCCGTTTGGGGAGCTgttggtagtagagcttttagaagtagagctttctgaagtaaagcttttataaaaaattgtttgatatttggtaactacatttctaaagtgttgtggcactttaacatgtgtttggtaaacaaactga encodes the following:
- the LOC103710957 gene encoding cytochrome P450 734A1; its protein translation is MPPFAFFTFPPLLYLLYRSFYSLLWIPYRTQLHFRRQGVRGPPRRLLSGNAADVRDLIARAQAAPLPAFRHHDVAGRVVPHYREWSARFGRTLVFWFGPQPRLAIAEPELVRAVLTDSTGRFEKVGFNPVAKQLFGDGLPGLKGRKWARHRRVIAPAFNMERVKSWIPAIASSTSTMLEKWEVQGGSSSEFEVEVNKEFHTFTADVISQVAFGSSYKEGKRIFQLQEEQMLLVSLALRTVYIPGFRFIPTKKNRKRWGLNKEIRKSLQKLIQANWNECENSKNLLGLMISAHKNDGEEKMELEEIIDECKAFYFAGKETTANFLTWVILLLALHQDWQKKVRDEVICVCSNHKYPNADDLVNLKIVSMVLKETLRLYPPAVALRRLTTKDTKLGTLDIPAGTQLYMPIIAIHHDAAVWGADADEFNPLRFAGGEGHHLGSFIPFGLGPTICVGQNLAIVEAKVALAMILQRFEFVVSPSYVHAPMLLLTVQPQYGAQVLFRKI